The Cololabis saira isolate AMF1-May2022 chromosome 20, fColSai1.1, whole genome shotgun sequence genome includes a window with the following:
- the LOC133420111 gene encoding interferon-induced very large GTPase 1-like isoform X2 — MMVNVTARNMKCTSAFESTYDDSSGSELDFSDLLVSPKTGDTLNPLDIITALFLCSDAFVQQEMTLKMSMCQFSVPLLLPKCDTEQCTLMLWAMRDIVKKYRPPALSQSKGFIEERIVDSQVPMISFVRLGNCSLSKSEILNKLLSNSQQYHDTFVDHNMEGGDSPKRISNGLTEITWYLPGGNTDIDLFNQPVAVANLHGDIASFETQYSFLCQTSAAVFVFFDNLEFDCKLFTNQNQKAQIFLVGNIESKNVTSNALKSVATKLGLRKNNIIIKTEETKNADFIKRFRKTVCDVVEKPQMKMPIANMVDIAHELGILVDEDSPECQAGKKSADGITKEIQNLFQYKDEQLPLQGQTWKELTRLEKEEFRLKKVGSKNVEMYKSDLEQQKEELRKKQNSYDMSPAMTCFINAISRPGIERCYFLKWMRMNLDNVSRLKLSALRELYKEKCKDSANKEEVKEIDRQLSNSSLGTEHFFREMGQIYEASLSLPQTDPSRQQLQHLPKLCAQLLLDRFPLELVDGDASNIPLRWVSEVLTQLNHLVSPKNKIRVVTVLGVQSTGKSTLLNTMFGVQFAVSSGRCTRGAFMLLIRLNEDIKREFGCDFMVIIDTEGLKSPELAQLDNSYEHDNELATFVVGLSDITIINIAMENSTEMKDILQIVVHAFLRMKEVGKKPKCQFVHQNVSDVSAHEKNLRDRKLILEQLNEMTQAAAKMETREENKSFTDVMEYSPDTGNCYVPGLWNGNPPMAPVNVGYSQTLYDLKKNIIQQLRECVSSADDLLQFKEWVTSLWNAVKHENFIFSFRNSLVAEAYMKLCTEFNGWEWEFKKAMYSWISNAETKISNFGTVAAQSEISDMEEFLTQLKRKATTELSKWENKLLDNLEEYFKQTDGHVYLVEGYKEEFKNSARNIRRELENSVINQLIAAVDIKRGLKEVDKIKENHTKEIEKAVSGLIADCTKNVQMTDEVLNEEFDEMWSETLKKMSFSELKRTDVFTDVSHYLRENVSYKGSHACELLNKKPLQEFGLAAFKYKPEGLLKDITHTVMHWFKGQDLIKARQKVADNIIAACQDSITEKTKRKTNYHNTYIQEILRIIDDMLNKADVDTDIEFDLSLKQHICAVAARNFQRMQEDFMQANDPKILLDKNKEKFCADFNDLFHKRDQCQKKAEEFTEQCLKPAVEDFVYRSLGTNITDEMMKSKAFGTRTSFQGSVLMDLLSKEDFNSYLSCICNYEDYVKTWILGQTKKHFSDASKTSGYEEAHLKWSIKNIKDAMKKAKSEKSADLKTFVEHICKELGDKLVISQDALGAFMILNNADREQFADWLTESVEKMEETLKKKFECTTFEIKLENLRVNPQTELFNRVVGCGKQCPFCKVPCEAGGDKHKDHFASLHRPEGLGNSRWDSSKKLVTDMCTSLVISDLRFRCSATNKEWHPYKTYREIFPDWHIPPDGSLEASNFWKYVMNKYNRDFAKAYKAEPADIPETWGKITKQQAETSLKNSFNMS, encoded by the coding sequence ATGATGGTTAATGTAACAGCTAGAAATATGAAGTGCACGTCAGCTTTTGAGTCAACGTATGATGATTCATCAGGGAGTGAGTTAGATTTCAGTGATCTACTTGTCAGTCCAAAGACAGGTGACACACTAAACCCTCTCGACATAATCACTGCTCTCTTTCTGTGTTCAGATGCTTTTGTACAACAAGAAATGACACTAAAAATGTCGATGTGTCAGTTCTCTGTGCCTCTGCTGCTTCCCAAATGTGATACAGAACAGTGTACACTCATGCTGTGGGCCATGAGAGACATTGTTAAGAAGTACAGACCTCCAGCTCTTTCACAATCCAAGGGTTTCATTGAAGAAAGAATAGTTGATTCTCAAGTTCCAATGATCTCTTTTGTGAGACTGGGTAACTGCTCCTTGTCAAAGTCAGAGATCCTCAACAAGCTTCTCAGCAATTCTCAGCAGTACCACGACACCTTTGTTGACCACAACATGGAGGGTGGTGACAGTCCAAAAAGAATATCCAACGGACTGACAGAAATCACCTGGTATCTTCCTGGTGGGAACACAGACATCGACCTTTTCAATCAACCAGTGGCTGTTGCTAATCTTCATGGGGACATTGCTTCATTTGAAACACAATACTCCTTTCTGTGTCAGACATCTGCAGCAGTTTTTGTGTTCTTTGACAATCTGGAGTTTGATTGTAAACTTTTCACAAACCAAAACCAGAAGGCTCAGATCTTCTTGGTTGGAAACATTGAGAGCAAGAACGTCACCTCAAATGCTCTTAAAAGTGTAGCTACCAAATTGGGCTTGaggaaaaacaacattattattAAGACAGAAGAGACAAAAAATGCAGATTTTATCAAACGTTTTAGAAAAACAGTCTGTGATGTAGTTGAGAAACCGCAGATGAAGATGCCAATAGCAAATATGGTTGACATTGCTCATGAACTGGGAATCTTGGTTGATGAAGATTCTCCAGAATGTCAGGCTGGAAAGAAGAGTGCAGATGGCATCACTAAAGAAATTCAAAACCTCTTTCAGTACAAAGATGAACAACTTCCCCTGCAAGGCCAAACATGGAAGGAACTGACTCGCTTAGAAAAAGAGGAATTTCGCCTAAAAAAAGTTGGCTCTAAGAACGTAGAAATGTACAAAAGTGACCTTGAGCAGCAGAAAGAGGAACTCCGGAAAAAGCAGAACTCTTATGATATGTCCCCAGCAATGACATGCTTCATCAATGCAATATCCAGACCAGGAATAGAAAGATGTTATTTCCTGAAATGGATGCGAATGAACCTTGATAACGTCTCTCGTTTAAAACTCTCTGCACTAAGAGAGCTGTACAAAGAAAAGTGCAAAGATTCTGCAAACAAAGAAGAGGTGAAAGAAATTGACAGACAACTTTCCAACAGCTCTCTGGGGACTGAACATTTCTTCCGTGAAATGGGTCAGATCTATGAAGCTTCCCTCTCACTTCCACAAACAGACCCATCACGTCAACAGTTGCAACATCTGCCCAAACTCTGTGCACAGTTGTTGCTTGATCGGTTTCCTCTTGAACTTGTTGATGGAGATGCATCCAACATACCTCTGAGATGGGTGAGTGAGGTTCTCACTCAGCTGAATCACTTGGTGTCTCCAAAGAACAAAATACGGGTAGTTACAGTTCTTGGAGTTCAGAGCACTGGAAAGTCCACTCTCCTGAACACCATGTTTGGAGTGCAGTTTGCAGTCAGCAGTGGTCGATGTACTCGCGGTGCCTTCATGCTGCTCATCAGACTCAATGAAGACATCAAAAGAGAATTTGGCTGTGACTTCATGGTGATCATTGACACCGAGGGTTTAAAGTCACCAGAACTTGCTCAGCTGGACAACAGCTATGAGCATGACAATGAGCTTGCAACATTTGTGGTGGGGCTGAGTGATATCACCATTATCAATATTGCAATGGAGAATTCAACTGAAATGAAGGACATTCTGCAAATAGTGGTTCATGCTTTCCTCCGGATGAAGGAGGTGggcaaaaaaccaaaatgtcaGTTTGTTCATCAAAACGTTTCTGATGTTTCTGCTCATGAGAAGAACCTACGAGACAGAAAACTGATCCTGGAACAGTTAAATGAGATGACCCAAGCAGCAGCCAAAATGGAAACGAGAGAGGAGAACAAAAGCTTCACTGATGTGATGGAGTACAGTCCAGACACGGGGAACTGCTACGTTCCTGGACTCTGGAATGGAAACCCACCAATGGCACCAGTCAATGTGGGATACAGCCAGACTTTATATGACCTCAAGAAGAACATCATCCAACAACTGAGAGAGTGTGTATCATCTGCTGATGATTTGTTGCAGTTTAAAGAGTGGGTGACCAGTCTGTGGAATGCTGTGAAGCACGAAAACTTCATCTTCAGCTTCAGAAACAGCCTTGTAGCTGAAGCATACATGAAGCTCTGCACAGAGTTCAACGGATGGGAGTGGGAATTCAAGAAAGCTATGTACAGCTGGATTAGCAACGCAGAAACAAAGATTTCCAACTTTGGAACAGTCGCTGCACAGTCTGAAATATCTGATATGGAAGAATTCCTTACTCAGTTAAAACGGAAAGCAACCACAGAGCTGTCTAAATGGGAGAATAAGCTCCTTGACAATCTGGAGGAATACTTCAAACAGACAGATGGACATGTCTATCTGGTTGAAGGATACAAAGAGGAATTTAAAAACAGTGCAAGAAACATTCGTCGAGAATTGGAAAATTCTGTCATAAATCAGCTCATAGCAGCAGTTGATATCAAACGGGGACTGAAAGAAGTCGACAAAATTAAGGAGAACCatacaaaagaaatagaaaaagcAGTGAGTGGATTAATTGCTGACTGCACAAAAAATGTGCAAATGACAGACGAAGTGTTAAACGAAGAGTTTGATGAGATGTGGAGTGAAACACTGAAGAAAATGTCTTTCTCTGAACTAAAACGCACAGATGTCTTCACAGACGTGAGCCACTATCTGAGAGAAAATGTTTCATACAAGGGGAGTCATGCATGTGAACTCCTGAATAAAAAACCTCTCCAAGAGTTTGGGTTGGCAGCTTTCAAATACAAACCTGAAGGATTATTAAAAGACATAACACACACAGTCATGCATTGGTTTAAAGGTCAAGATCTTATAAAAGCCAGACAAAAAGTGGCTGACAACATCATAGCTGCTTGCCAAGATTCTATAACAGAGAAAACGAAAAGAAAAACCAACTACCACAATACTTACATCCAGGAGATCCTTCGCATCATTGATGATATGCTGAACAAGGCTGATGTTGACACAGACATTGAGTTTGACCTTTCTCTAAAGCAGCACATCTGTGCAGTTGCAGCCAGAAACTTTCAGAGAATGCAAGAAGACTTCATGCAAGCAAATGACCCCAAGATCCTTCTggataaaaacaaggaaaagttCTGTGCAGATTTCAATGATCTTTTCCACAAACGAGACCAGTGCCAGAAGAAGGCTGAAgagttcacagaacaatgtctGAAACCTGCTGTTGAAGACTTTGTCTACCGTTCTCTGGGTACGAATATCACCGATGAAATGATGAAAAGTAAAGCGTTCGGCACACGAACCTCCTTCCAGGGTTCAGTTCTGATGGATTTGCTGTCAAAGGAAGACTTCAACAGCTATCTGAGCTGCATTTGCAATTATGAGGATTATGTAAAAACATGGATACTTGGACAAACAAAGAAGCACTTCTCAGATGCATCTAAAACATCTGGGTATGAGGAAGCACATCTCAAGTGGAGCATCAAAAATATAAAGGACGCCATGAAAAAGGCCAAATCAGAGAAGAGTGCTGACCTGAAGACATTTGTTGAACACATCTGCAAAGAACTCGGTGATAAACTGGTCATTTCCCAGGATGCTCTTGGTGCCTTCATGATCTTGAACAACGCTGACCGGGAGCAGTTTGCTGATTGGTTAACTGAGTCTGTGGAGAAGATGGAAGAAACTCTTAAGAAGAAGTTTGAATGCACAACCTTTGAGATAAAACTAGAAAATCTCCGTGTGAATCCTCAGACTGAGCTTTTCAACAGAGTGGTTGGTTGTGGGAAACAGTGTCCGTTCTGTAAAGTTCCCTGTGAAGCAGGAGGAGACAAACATAAAGATCACTTTGCTTCCCTGCATCGACCAGAAGGTCTGGGTAACTCCAGGTGGGACAGTTCAAAAAAACTTGTAACTGACATGTGCACATCTCTTGTGATCAGTGACCTCCGCTTTCGCTGCAGCGCCACTAACAAAGAGTGGCATCCTTACAAGACTTACAGGGAAATCTTCCCAGACTGGCACATTCCTCCTGATGGGAGTCTTGAGGCATCAAACTTCTGGAAATATGTGATGAACAAGTACAACAGGGATTTTGCTAAAGCATATAAGGCAGAGCCAGCTGACATTCCTGAAACTTGGGGGAAAATTACAAAACAACAGGCAGAAACAAGCCTAAAAAACTCATTTAACATGAGCTGA